In Manis pentadactyla isolate mManPen7 chromosome 11, mManPen7.hap1, whole genome shotgun sequence, one DNA window encodes the following:
- the ZDHHC22 gene encoding palmitoyltransferase ZDHHC22 — MLALRLLNVVAPAYFLCISLVTFVLQIFLFLPSMREDPEATPLFSPVLLHGALFLFLSTNALGNYVLVIQNSPDDLNTCQGTPARRASCPPPSTHFCRVCARVALRHDHHCFFTGNCIGSRNMRNFVLFCLYTSLACLYSMVAGVAYISAVLSISFAHPLAFLTLLPTSISQFFAGAVLGSEMFVILMLYLWFAIGLACAGFCCHQLLLILRGQTRHQLRKGVAVRARPWRKNLQEVFGKRWLLGLLVPMFNVGGESSKQWDK; from the exons ATGCTGGCCCTGAGGCTGCTCAACGTGGTGGCCCCCGCCTACTTTCTGTGCATCTCACTGGTGACCTTCGTGCTGCAGATCTTCCTTTTCCTGCCCAGCATGCGCGAGGACCCCGAGGCTACCCCGCTGTTCTCCCCCGTGCTGCTCCATGGCGCACTTTTCCTGTTCCTCTCAACCAACGCCCTGGGCAATTATGTCCTGGTCATCCAGAACTCCCCAGACGACCTGAACACCTGCCAGGGGACCCCGGCCAGGAGGGCTTCCTGTCCCCCGCCTAGCACCCACTTCTGCCGAGTGTGCGCCAGAGTCGCCCTGAGGCACGACCATCACTGTTTCTTCACGGGCAACTGCATCGGCAGCAGGAACATGCGCAACTTCGTCCTGTTCTGTCTCTACACCTCCCTTGCCTGTCTCTACTCCATGGTGGCTGGTGTGGCCTACATCTCTGCAGTCCTCTCCATCTCCTTCGCCCACCCCCTGGCCTTCCTCACGCTCCTGCCCACCTCCATCAGCCAGTTCTTCGCCG GAGCTGTCCTCGGTTCTGAAATGTTCGTCATCCTCATGCTCTACCTCTGGTTTGCCATCGGCCTGGCCTGTGCAGGCTTCTGCTGCCATCAGTTGCTGTTGATCCTCCGGGGGCAGACGCGCCACCAGCTGCGCAAGGGGGTAGCAGTGAGGGCTCGGCCCTGGCGCAAGAATTTACAGGAGGTCTTCGGGAAGAGGTGGCTGCTGGGCCTGCTGGTGCCCATGTTCAATGTTGGAGGTGAGAGCTCCAAGCAGTGGGACAAGTAG